From one Erinaceus europaeus chromosome 4, mEriEur2.1, whole genome shotgun sequence genomic stretch:
- the ANKRD54 gene encoding ankyrin repeat domain-containing protein 54, giving the protein MAAAAGGAEGESRSGRSSSDGECAVAPEPLTGPEGLFSFADFGSALDGGAGLPGRASGGAQSPLRYLQVLWQQDSEPRDELRCKIPAGRLRRAARPHRRLGPTGKEVHALKRLRDCANANDVETVQQLLEDGVDPCAADDKGRTALHFASCNGNDQIVQLLLDHGADPNQRDGLGNTPLHLAACTNHVPVITTLLRGGARVDALDRAGRTPLHLAKSKLNILQEGHSQCLEAVRLEVKQIIQMLREYLERLGRHEQRERLDDLCTRLQMTSTREQVDEVTDLLASFTSLSLQMQNLEKR; this is encoded by the exons ATGGCAGCCGCCGCCGGGGGCGCGGAAGGCGAGTCGCGCTCAGGCCGCTCGAGCTCTGATGGCGAGTGCGCGGTGGCGCCGGAGCCACTTACCGGCCCAGAGGGCCTCTTCTCCTTCGCAGACTTCGGATCAGCGCTGGACGGCGGCGCCGGCCTCCCGGGCCGGGCATCGGGCGGGGCGCAGTCCCCGCTGCGCTACCTGCAAGTCCTGTGGCAGCAGGACTCGGAGCCGCGCGATGAGCTGCGCTGCAAGATCCCCGCCGGCCGGCTGCGGCGCGCGGCCAGGCCCCACCGCCGGCTCGGGCCCACCGGCAAGGAGGTGCACG CTCTGAAGAGGCTGAGGGACTGCGCTAATGCCAATGATGTGGAAACAG TGCAGCAGCTGCTGGAAGATGGTGTAGATCCCTGCGCAGCTGATGACAAAGGCCGCACCGCGTTACACTTCGCCTCCTGCAATGGCAATGACCAGATCG TGCAGCTACTCCTGGACCATGGGGCAGATCCCAACCAGCGGGATGGTCTGGGGAACACACCtttgcacctgg CTGCCTGCACCAACCACGTCCCTGTCATCACCACACTGCTACGAGGAG GGGCCCGGGTGGATGCCCTGGACCGCGCTGGCCGCACGCCCTTGCACCTGGCCAAGTCCAAGCTGAACATCCTGCAGGAGGGCCACTCCCAGTGCCTGGAGGCCGTGCGGCTGGAGGTGAAGCAA ATCATCCAGATGCTGAGGGAGTACCTGGAGCGCCTAGGGCGGCACGAGCAGCGAGAGCGGCTGGACGACCTCTGCACGCGCCTCCAGATGACCAGCACCAGGGAGCAG GTAGACGAAGTGACCGACCTCCTCGCCAGCTTCACCTCCCTCAGCTTGCAGATGCAGAACTTAGAGAAGAGGTAG